The following proteins are co-located in the Alcaligenes faecalis genome:
- a CDS encoding DNA adenine methylase, translating to MYFNTPLRYPGGKGKLTDYLKLLLVQNDLIDGEYCEPYAGGAGIALNLLMDGYVSAIHLNDLNRGVYSFWRTILTKPDEFCARIESTPINMDEWYRQRETAFDESANEFEVGFATFFLNRCNRSGIIKGGVVGGKAQEGPWKLDARFKKEALINRIERIALRSQQIHVYNHDAVDLITEVLPQLPSNTLVYLDPPYYVKGSGLYQNFYTHEDHEKIAKLVLAKITHPWLVSYDHAPEIISMYQGCRSISYGINYSAQNRYKGAEAMFFSDSLKIPDIKNPSNIHAA from the coding sequence ATGTATTTCAACACTCCCCTGCGTTACCCCGGAGGCAAAGGCAAGCTCACGGACTATTTAAAACTCCTGCTTGTACAAAACGACCTTATCGACGGTGAATACTGTGAGCCCTATGCGGGTGGTGCTGGAATCGCCCTTAACCTGTTAATGGATGGCTATGTGTCTGCCATCCATCTCAACGACCTCAATCGGGGGGTTTACTCGTTCTGGCGCACCATCCTCACAAAACCTGATGAGTTTTGCGCTCGTATAGAGAGCACGCCTATAAACATGGATGAGTGGTATAGGCAGCGAGAAACTGCCTTTGATGAATCAGCAAATGAGTTTGAAGTCGGATTTGCTACTTTCTTTTTGAACCGATGTAACCGTTCTGGCATCATCAAGGGCGGTGTTGTGGGCGGAAAAGCCCAGGAAGGCCCTTGGAAGCTGGATGCTCGTTTTAAGAAAGAAGCTTTGATTAATCGCATAGAGAGAATTGCGTTACGGAGTCAGCAGATCCACGTCTATAACCACGATGCCGTAGATCTCATCACAGAGGTATTGCCACAACTTCCGTCAAATACCTTGGTGTATCTTGACCCCCCGTACTACGTAAAAGGTTCTGGGCTATATCAAAACTTTTACACTCATGAAGACCATGAAAAAATAGCCAAATTAGTACTAGCGAAAATCACTCATCCATGGCTTGTTTCATATGACCATGCGCCTGAGATTATCTCCATGTACCAAGGTTGCCGGTCCATTTCATACGGTATTAACTACAGCGCGCAAAATCGTTACAAAGGCGCTGAGGCTATGTTTTTTAGTGACTCCCTAAAAATCCCAGATATCAAGAACCCCTCCAATATACACGCAGCTTAA
- the serS gene encoding serine--tRNA ligase, producing MLDLNQLRKDLEPLVQGLAKRGVQFDTERFQQLEARRKAVQVETETLQAERNALAKRIGQLKSKGEDASEALAQSQQIPVRLKQLEQDLSQVQAELSSWFATIPNLPHESVPVGESEEDNVEVRRWIPGPKDDQGKPAHITFEPRDHVDLGEQFGLDFEAARKLAGARFMVLRGPLARLHRALAQFMLDTQVEEHGYTECYTPYIVNASTLYGTGQLPKFKDDMFWVTKGGQDNEPADPAESKPEDLYLISTSEISLTGMVRDEILAGDALPMRLTAHSPCFRSEAGSGGRDTRGVIRQHQFDKVEMVQIVHPEQSYEALESMVSHAEHVLQALELPYRVVQLCTGDMGFSAAKTYDLEVWLPAQDTFREISSVSNCEAFQARRLQARFRADSKARPEFVHTLNGSGLAVGRALVAVLENHQQEDGSVIVPKVLRPYMGGLERLVPGQ from the coding sequence ATGTTAGATCTGAACCAATTACGCAAAGACTTGGAGCCGCTGGTACAGGGCCTGGCGAAACGTGGCGTGCAATTTGACACCGAGCGTTTCCAGCAACTGGAAGCCCGCCGCAAAGCGGTACAGGTGGAAACCGAAACCTTGCAGGCCGAGCGCAATGCACTGGCCAAACGCATCGGCCAGCTCAAGTCCAAGGGCGAAGACGCCAGCGAGGCATTGGCTCAATCCCAGCAGATCCCGGTGCGTTTGAAGCAACTGGAGCAGGACCTGTCCCAGGTACAGGCCGAGCTATCCTCCTGGTTCGCCACGATTCCTAACCTGCCGCACGAAAGCGTGCCGGTGGGCGAGTCCGAAGAAGACAACGTCGAAGTACGTCGCTGGATTCCCGGTCCTAAAGATGATCAGGGCAAGCCTGCGCACATCACCTTTGAGCCGCGTGATCACGTGGACCTGGGTGAGCAGTTTGGTCTGGATTTTGAGGCAGCCCGCAAGCTGGCTGGTGCCCGTTTCATGGTTCTGCGTGGCCCTCTGGCCCGTTTGCACCGTGCTCTGGCTCAGTTCATGCTGGATACCCAAGTGGAAGAGCACGGCTACACCGAGTGCTACACCCCTTACATCGTGAACGCGTCCACCTTGTACGGCACAGGCCAGTTGCCCAAGTTTAAGGACGATATGTTCTGGGTCACCAAAGGTGGTCAGGACAACGAGCCAGCGGATCCCGCCGAGTCCAAACCTGAAGACCTGTACCTGATCTCCACCTCCGAGATCAGTTTGACGGGCATGGTGCGCGACGAGATTCTGGCTGGTGATGCGTTGCCTATGCGTCTGACTGCTCATTCCCCTTGTTTCCGTTCGGAAGCCGGTAGCGGTGGCCGTGACACCCGTGGCGTCATTCGCCAGCACCAGTTCGACAAAGTAGAAATGGTGCAGATTGTTCACCCCGAACAATCCTACGAAGCATTGGAGTCCATGGTCAGTCACGCCGAGCACGTTCTGCAGGCTCTGGAGCTGCCATATCGTGTCGTGCAGTTGTGTACTGGCGATATGGGTTTTTCTGCCGCCAAAACCTACGACCTGGAAGTGTGGCTGCCAGCACAAGACACGTTCCGCGAGATTTCCTCGGTCTCGAACTGCGAGGCTTTCCAGGCCCGTCGTTTGCAAGCGCGTTTCCGTGCCGACAGCAAGGCACGTCCGGAGTTTGTGCATACGCTGAACGGTTCCGGTCTGGCCGTAGGCCGTGCCTTGGTTGCTGTGCTGGAAAACCACCAGCAAGAAGATGGCAGCGTGATTGTGCCCAAGGTTTTGCGTCCTTATATGGGTGGCCTGGAACGTTTGGTGCCTGGGCAGTAA
- a CDS encoding ERF family protein, translating to MSTEIIEAPQTAVAAPAPAGSPMAMAIAALQSGMSPEQIGQMMDLQDRYNATQAKKAYDEAFAAFKAESVTIIKGKARSDGPLKNQKYAELHDVVNAVTPALSKHGLSSSWKLTKDDKDWMEVTCYLRHVGGHQESVSMGGPPDTGPGRNAIQSRASTKTYLERYTLKAITGLSEQDDDTDGRASTDPALKDSWISEVAKAETLEELETIWQQGGNVIYATNNLADYNAFKKAVSDKKKMLTEAQ from the coding sequence ATGAGTACAGAAATCATTGAAGCTCCACAGACGGCTGTCGCAGCGCCCGCCCCGGCTGGGTCGCCAATGGCCATGGCAATCGCCGCCCTGCAATCTGGAATGAGTCCTGAGCAGATCGGGCAGATGATGGACCTACAGGATCGCTACAACGCCACCCAGGCCAAGAAAGCTTATGACGAGGCGTTCGCTGCATTCAAGGCCGAGTCAGTCACAATCATCAAGGGTAAGGCCCGTTCCGATGGCCCGCTTAAGAATCAGAAATACGCCGAGCTGCATGACGTTGTGAATGCTGTCACCCCCGCCCTCTCCAAGCATGGACTTTCGTCCAGTTGGAAGCTGACCAAGGATGACAAAGACTGGATGGAGGTCACCTGCTACCTGCGGCACGTTGGGGGTCATCAGGAAAGTGTCAGCATGGGCGGGCCACCAGATACCGGCCCAGGTCGCAACGCTATTCAGTCACGCGCCAGCACCAAGACCTACTTGGAGCGATACACCTTGAAGGCCATTACCGGACTGTCCGAGCAAGACGACGACACCGATGGCCGGGCGTCGACTGACCCTGCTCTGAAAGACTCTTGGATTAGCGAAGTAGCCAAGGCCGAAACGCTGGAAGAGCTAGAGACCATCTGGCAACAAGGCGGCAACGTCATTTACGCGACCAACAACCTTGCTGATTACAACGCCTTCAAAAAGGCCGTATCGGACAAGAAAAAGATGCTCACGGAGGCTCAATAA
- a CDS encoding serine hydrolase, with the protein MSISLLSPQRLLIPLLSTTSLLLAACSGNYDYTPSSDLTEGQLERGIQGLQTLVPQLMERSGVPGVAVAVVWNGELRYAQGFGVREAGKPEPITPDTVFQLASVSKSVGATVVATQVDAGVITWDTPVATQLPDFRLAGDGPQPSVGDLYAHRSGLPDHAGDQLEDLGYDRDTILHRLRYVPVKQLGSHYAYTNFGLTAAAQAVANAAGTEWATLSERELYQPLGMSRSSSRFADFIAQDNRAIGHSWQDGRYQALYQRQPDAQSPAGGVSSSAHDMARWLTLLQGMGTSADGRKLFAPAALEPALVRQSPPGTQYGFGFNVGNDPYGQRLNSHSGAFLLGASTVFMHWPDSALGIVVLTNAAPSGVAEASAISFIELVRDGTTSQDWYTVIHDQFQQEMFQPFGSLAGKTPPATPLPPLPLERYTGTYNNDYYGQASVTLENGTLTLNLGKHGQSSYKLLHWDGSRFVFSLLGENAVEGSVSYLDFTVNPVGNVTGLRTEYFAEDLSGGSFIRSSY; encoded by the coding sequence ATGTCTATTTCCCTGCTCTCACCACAACGTCTGCTGATTCCACTGCTCAGTACCACCAGCCTGCTGCTAGCCGCTTGCAGCGGCAACTACGATTACACGCCCTCCAGCGACCTCACGGAGGGACAGCTCGAACGTGGCATACAAGGCTTGCAAACCCTGGTGCCGCAGTTAATGGAGCGATCCGGTGTACCTGGCGTCGCCGTGGCCGTTGTCTGGAATGGAGAACTACGTTATGCCCAAGGCTTTGGTGTGCGCGAGGCAGGCAAACCCGAGCCCATCACGCCAGACACTGTGTTCCAGCTTGCCTCGGTCTCCAAGTCGGTGGGCGCCACCGTCGTTGCCACTCAAGTGGATGCTGGCGTCATCACCTGGGACACCCCCGTAGCCACACAGCTACCGGACTTTCGGCTTGCTGGTGATGGCCCCCAACCCAGCGTCGGTGATCTTTACGCCCATCGATCGGGTTTACCCGACCACGCAGGGGACCAACTGGAGGATCTGGGCTATGACCGCGACACCATTTTGCACCGCCTGCGGTATGTGCCCGTCAAGCAACTGGGCAGCCACTACGCCTACACCAACTTTGGCCTGACTGCGGCGGCCCAGGCTGTAGCCAACGCCGCCGGCACCGAATGGGCCACACTTTCAGAGCGTGAGTTATACCAACCTTTAGGAATGAGCCGCAGCAGCTCGCGCTTTGCCGACTTCATCGCCCAGGATAATCGTGCCATAGGCCATAGTTGGCAGGACGGACGCTACCAGGCTTTATATCAACGCCAGCCCGATGCACAATCCCCCGCTGGTGGCGTCAGTTCCAGCGCACACGATATGGCGCGATGGCTAACTCTGTTGCAAGGCATGGGGACCAGTGCCGACGGTCGCAAGCTATTCGCACCCGCTGCTCTGGAACCCGCACTGGTGCGCCAATCTCCACCCGGCACACAATACGGCTTTGGCTTTAATGTCGGCAATGACCCCTATGGCCAGCGCCTGAACTCGCACTCGGGAGCTTTTCTACTGGGAGCCTCTACCGTATTCATGCACTGGCCGGATTCTGCACTTGGCATTGTGGTTCTTACGAATGCCGCGCCCAGCGGTGTCGCCGAAGCCAGTGCCATTTCCTTTATCGAGCTCGTACGTGACGGCACCACCTCACAAGACTGGTACACCGTCATTCATGATCAATTCCAGCAGGAAATGTTTCAACCTTTCGGCTCATTGGCGGGCAAAACACCCCCTGCCACACCTCTCCCCCCTCTACCACTGGAACGCTACACTGGCACATACAACAATGACTATTACGGACAAGCCTCCGTCACCCTCGAAAACGGTACGCTGACACTCAATCTGGGCAAACACGGTCAATCGTCCTACAAGCTACTCCACTGGGACGGTTCTCGCTTCGTTTTCAGCCTGCTGGGTGAAAATGCCGTCGAAGGCTCAGTCTCGTATCTGGATTTCACGGTCAACCCGGTCGGCAACGTAACAGGCCTGCGTACTGAATACTTCGCTGAAGATTTATCAGGCGGGAGTTTTATACGCAGCAGCTACTAA
- a CDS encoding YqaJ viral recombinase family protein, translating to MEGLIIHTAEQGTPEWLQARKGAITGSRFKDCRDRLKSGAPSKKCLDYAMDVAREREGGEPMQVFVNGAMRLGTEQEPYARAVYERKTGHIVDEAGFITTHDRLFGVSVDGLVGDDGIIEIKTMVSSDTLFTAFVNGDIAAYVDQCNGAMWLLGRKWVDLILWVHDLDRMKIIRIERDDNQIESLESDLMEFERTVTKYQQKLRDALLEAA from the coding sequence ATGGAAGGTTTAATCATTCACACTGCCGAACAAGGCACTCCAGAATGGCTCCAGGCCCGCAAAGGCGCCATCACCGGCAGCCGTTTCAAAGACTGCCGCGACCGCCTGAAAAGCGGTGCTCCATCCAAGAAATGTCTGGACTACGCCATGGACGTAGCCCGAGAGCGCGAAGGCGGTGAGCCCATGCAGGTCTTTGTGAACGGCGCTATGCGCCTGGGCACAGAGCAAGAGCCCTACGCCCGAGCTGTCTATGAGCGCAAGACCGGCCATATCGTTGACGAAGCAGGCTTCATTACAACGCACGACCGCCTGTTTGGGGTCAGCGTGGACGGTTTAGTGGGCGATGATGGGATCATTGAAATCAAGACGATGGTCAGCAGCGACACCCTGTTCACTGCCTTTGTGAACGGTGATATTGCCGCCTATGTAGACCAGTGCAATGGCGCAATGTGGCTACTTGGTCGCAAGTGGGTGGATCTGATCTTGTGGGTTCATGACCTGGACCGCATGAAAATCATCCGCATCGAGCGTGACGACAACCAGATCGAATCACTTGAATCCGATCTGATGGAATTTGAGCGGACGGTCACCAAGTATCAACAAAAGCTGCGGGACGCCCTGCTGGAGGCTGCATAA
- a CDS encoding ead/Ea22-like family protein, with protein sequence MSYNYAQLRAALANGPTPGPRSINEVGDSHRIVVRGSSVSGVMAFVETGWPHPEQQSEQRANALLIAAANPETICALLVERDAQAAEIERLKKALRVAVLALAHATEEHGKAYEPAYDAVQIALYGDPDAS encoded by the coding sequence ATGAGCTACAACTACGCGCAACTGCGTGCGGCGCTGGCAAACGGGCCCACGCCGGGCCCACGATCCATCAACGAAGTAGGCGACTCACACCGGATAGTCGTTCGAGGCAGTAGTGTTAGTGGCGTCATGGCGTTCGTCGAAACCGGGTGGCCCCACCCAGAGCAGCAGTCTGAACAGCGCGCCAATGCCTTGCTGATCGCAGCGGCCAATCCTGAAACCATCTGCGCGCTACTCGTAGAGCGAGACGCCCAAGCGGCTGAGATTGAGCGACTTAAAAAAGCCCTGCGTGTCGCTGTCCTTGCACTAGCTCACGCCACTGAAGAGCACGGGAAGGCCTACGAGCCAGCCTATGACGCAGTTCAGATCGCCTTATACGGAGACCCCGATGCCTCATAG
- a CDS encoding helix-turn-helix domain-containing protein: MPPTTESCPPQRLSSCDTEPALRFEAWRKQAHRWVGMLLVPPQAVLAPTLNTQLNQMALLVQSPTTLDANEYAALLKQARSMAMLMLHNLGKQFLSKPADTAANQHQGRYQAALRLMVCNLHQHELDATAIATGIGCSRTRLYAAFARHNTSVMQTLREIRLQRTKPLLKHPPQLHLGALSWRCGFTDQSSFSKLFKACFHVCPSEWHKHVWSRTNLSSSPR, from the coding sequence ATGCCGCCAACGACCGAGTCCTGCCCGCCACAACGCCTCTCCTCTTGCGATACAGAGCCTGCACTGCGCTTTGAGGCGTGGCGTAAACAAGCGCACCGATGGGTCGGCATGCTCCTGGTTCCGCCACAAGCTGTACTAGCCCCCACCCTGAACACACAACTGAACCAAATGGCCCTGCTAGTACAGAGCCCAACCACACTGGATGCCAACGAATATGCGGCGTTACTCAAGCAAGCCCGTTCAATGGCAATGCTCATGCTGCACAACTTGGGGAAACAGTTTCTGAGCAAGCCTGCGGACACTGCCGCGAACCAGCACCAAGGGCGTTACCAAGCCGCTCTACGTCTGATGGTGTGCAACCTACATCAACACGAACTGGACGCTACCGCTATCGCGACAGGTATAGGCTGTTCGCGCACGCGCCTATACGCGGCCTTCGCCCGACATAACACCTCAGTCATGCAAACCCTGCGTGAAATTCGTCTACAACGCACTAAACCGCTCCTCAAACACCCTCCTCAACTTCACTTGGGCGCCTTATCCTGGCGCTGCGGCTTTACCGATCAGTCCAGCTTTAGCAAGCTCTTCAAAGCCTGCTTTCATGTTTGTCCATCGGAATGGCATAAACATGTCTGGAGCCGCACGAACCTGTCCTCCTCTCCCCGCTAA
- a CDS encoding site-specific integrase has translation MSIRQRQGIWHVDFYAPSGERIRHSTGTADKKAAQEYHDRLKAQLWRQHKLGEQKPRSYSEAALRFLAAHEDQSDYDSKVRYIAYWRQYLGHLTVGEITADVIFDGLPTHKTYKHQGAQPLSPATKNRYLATIRSMLNMCVTWGWIHHAPKLPNFAEPKKRIRWISRAEAMALISRIPQPWLQDACILGFATGMREAELYGMEWTQVNERAHTAWVGNDQTKSGRARSIPLNDDALAVIRRRKGSHPRYVLSRNSKQIRGGDDRMFIKACADAGIEDFRFHDIRHTWASWHVQGGTPLMVLKELGGWETIEMVQKYAHLAPSHLAAHASTVTFWSQEQEEEKENGNKDCALVAVNY, from the coding sequence ATGTCAATCCGACAACGTCAAGGTATCTGGCACGTCGATTTCTATGCGCCGAGCGGAGAGAGAATTAGACACTCTACTGGCACAGCGGACAAAAAGGCCGCGCAGGAATACCACGACCGCCTGAAAGCCCAGCTCTGGCGACAACATAAACTCGGTGAACAAAAGCCTCGCTCATACAGCGAGGCAGCGTTGCGCTTTCTGGCAGCCCACGAAGATCAGTCTGACTACGACTCGAAAGTCCGTTACATAGCCTACTGGCGTCAATACTTGGGTCATTTAACGGTAGGTGAAATTACAGCAGACGTCATATTTGACGGTCTTCCTACACACAAGACCTACAAGCACCAAGGAGCGCAGCCTCTTTCGCCTGCCACCAAGAACCGTTACCTGGCCACAATCCGCAGCATGCTCAACATGTGCGTAACCTGGGGCTGGATTCACCACGCACCGAAACTCCCAAACTTTGCGGAGCCGAAGAAGCGAATTCGCTGGATTTCACGCGCAGAGGCTATGGCACTCATTAGCCGTATACCTCAACCGTGGCTGCAAGATGCCTGCATTCTAGGCTTTGCGACTGGCATGCGTGAAGCTGAGTTATATGGGATGGAATGGACTCAGGTAAACGAGCGGGCACATACAGCCTGGGTTGGCAACGATCAAACCAAATCTGGCCGAGCCCGCAGCATCCCGCTTAACGATGATGCACTGGCAGTGATTCGTCGCAGGAAAGGCAGCCACCCTCGCTATGTACTGTCACGCAACAGCAAACAGATTCGGGGCGGGGATGACAGGATGTTTATCAAGGCATGCGCTGATGCCGGGATTGAAGACTTCCGGTTCCACGACATTCGTCACACCTGGGCCAGCTGGCACGTCCAAGGCGGAACTCCGCTTATGGTGCTGAAGGAATTGGGGGGATGGGAGACCATCGAGATGGTGCAGAAGTACGCACACCTGGCCCCAAGTCACTTGGCAGCCCACGCGAGCACAGTCACGTTTTGGTCACAAGAACAGGAAGAGGAAAAAGAAAACGGCAACAAGGATTGCGCCCTAGTTGCCGTAAACTATTGA
- a CDS encoding single-stranded DNA-binding protein, which translates to MNNWNFTGHLGKDAEQRFTQNGDSVVTFSVAVASGYGDRQHTTWPRCQLWGKRGDSLLPYLNKGQPVGICGEVTLREWDDNNGAKRQALEVRVSDITLLGKRDGNGTQQPQGQQRNNYAEATGREQQQQRSPITNNLADMDDDIPF; encoded by the coding sequence ATGAATAACTGGAATTTCACTGGCCACCTGGGGAAGGATGCCGAGCAGCGGTTCACTCAGAACGGCGATTCTGTTGTGACGTTCTCAGTAGCCGTTGCTTCTGGCTATGGAGACCGCCAACACACCACTTGGCCTCGCTGCCAGTTGTGGGGAAAGCGAGGTGACTCTCTCCTGCCTTACCTGAACAAAGGGCAGCCAGTTGGCATATGTGGTGAAGTAACGCTGCGTGAGTGGGACGATAACAACGGAGCGAAGCGGCAGGCCCTAGAAGTGCGAGTCAGCGACATCACCCTGCTTGGTAAGCGAGACGGAAACGGCACACAACAACCACAAGGCCAGCAGCGCAACAACTACGCGGAAGCCACCGGGCGCGAGCAACAGCAACAACGTTCTCCAATAACGAACAACCTAGCCGATATGGATGACGATATTCCGTTCTAG
- a CDS encoding recombination-associated protein RdgC, with protein MWFKNLRIYRLDPHFGVSAQQLVEMLAKHSFTPGSSQEPLSLGWVPPREGGELVHEVNGQYLICMRAEKKLLPSAVVNQSAREKAREIEEQQGFKPGRKQMKEIKEQIIIDLMPRSHAVQRDTMVWIDTQNHWFVIDAAAVAKSDEVLGLLAKSVEPFPVQPLYTEQSPGAAMTSWLVDEEQLANFTVDQDTELRSTGDSGAAVRYVKQSADIDEVRKHVEAGKQCTRLAMTWADRISFVLTDALDVKRVAPLDILTEKQDIYAVNDDDIFDADMTLMASELSGLLASIVELLGGERTS; from the coding sequence ATGTGGTTTAAAAACCTGCGTATCTATCGTCTGGACCCCCATTTCGGGGTTTCAGCTCAACAACTGGTCGAGATGTTGGCCAAACACAGCTTCACCCCTGGCTCCAGCCAGGAACCGCTCAGCCTGGGCTGGGTGCCGCCGCGCGAAGGTGGTGAGCTGGTCCATGAGGTGAATGGACAGTATCTGATCTGCATGCGTGCTGAAAAGAAGCTGCTGCCCAGCGCCGTGGTCAACCAGTCGGCACGCGAGAAGGCTCGCGAAATCGAAGAGCAGCAAGGCTTCAAGCCAGGCCGCAAGCAGATGAAGGAAATCAAAGAGCAGATCATCATTGACTTGATGCCCCGCTCTCATGCTGTGCAGCGCGACACAATGGTGTGGATCGACACACAAAACCATTGGTTTGTGATTGATGCTGCAGCCGTGGCTAAGAGTGACGAAGTTCTGGGTCTGTTAGCCAAGAGTGTGGAACCCTTCCCCGTACAGCCGTTGTACACCGAGCAATCGCCCGGTGCGGCCATGACCTCCTGGCTGGTGGACGAAGAACAACTGGCCAACTTTACTGTGGACCAGGACACTGAGCTGCGTTCCACCGGCGATAGCGGCGCTGCCGTGCGCTACGTGAAGCAAAGCGCCGACATTGACGAAGTGCGCAAGCACGTTGAAGCCGGCAAGCAATGCACCCGTTTGGCCATGACCTGGGCAGATCGCATCAGCTTTGTGCTGACCGACGCGCTGGACGTCAAACGCGTGGCCCCACTGGACATCCTGACTGAAAAACAGGACATCTATGCCGTCAACGATGACGATATCTTTGATGCCGACATGACCTTGATGGCTTCGGAGCTGAGCGGCTTGCTCGCCAGTATCGTGGAATTGCTGGGCGGAGAGCGCACTAGCTAG